From Rhodamnia argentea isolate NSW1041297 chromosome 10, ASM2092103v1, whole genome shotgun sequence, a single genomic window includes:
- the LOC125312732 gene encoding probable polyol transporter 3, translating into MSRKPFFAQDPEMNEEETKALASHNKAYGIDALLQDPCIVSNSNIINLDKRLLTTTTIDLIKLVRMIFPIFLLHWVDSRPLMLFSNGRMFFSLISLGGFLGEVENNAENPTMCVVSSLFYMIFFFIGMAPIMLMYDSEMFLLRMCTPGSAIGIPINKGSESSIISDIVMVV; encoded by the exons ATGTCTCGCAAGCCCTTCTTCGCTCAGGATCCGGAGATGAACGAGGAGGAGACCAAGGCCCTTGCGTCCCACAATAAG GCCTATGGCATTGACGCCCTTCTCCAAGACCCTTGCATTGTCTCAAATTCTAACATCATCAACCTCGATAAAAGGCTCCTCACAACCACGACAATTGACCTTATAAAGTTGGTGCGCATGATCTTCCCCATCTTCCTCCTTCATTGGGTTGACTCGCGGCCGTTGATGCTGTTCAGCAATGGCAGGATGTTCTTCTCGCTGATCTCCCTTGGAGGGTTCCTCGGTGAAGTTGAAAACAATGCTGAGAACCCTACCATGTGCGTTGTCTCATCACTATTCTAcatgattttcttcttcatcgggATGGCCCCGATTATGTTGATGTACGATTCTGAAATGTTCTTGTTGAGGATGTGCACACCGGGGAGTGCAATCGGCATCCCCATCAATAAGGGGAGCGAGTCTAGCATCATCAGCGACATTGTTATGGTTGTGTAA
- the LOC115747570 gene encoding putative polyol transporter 1: MLAGAGFIISCLLIGSGGNYTVLQVGCLFAITDLGYDIDITPMYILKVSPTSSRGKLTSFPEAFFNVGAVLSHISNYFFRKVQLDHGWCVLLKLGALSSYLLTIGVLAMSESPRWLIMYGLLNDMMQILKPISDSNEESKIR, encoded by the exons ATGTTGGCGGGGGCCGGCTTTATCATAAGCTGCCTGCTCATTGGCTCTGGCGGCAACTACACCGTTCTCCAAGTGGGCTGCCTCTTTGCCATCACCGACCTTGGCTACGACATTGATATCACCCCAATGTATATTCTCAAGGTTTCCCCTACATCCTCCCGTGGAAAACTCACCTCCTTCCCCGAG GCGTTCTTTAACGTCGGCGCCGTCCTCAGCCACATCAGTAACTATTTCTTCCGTAAAGTCCAACTCGACCATGGGTGGTGTGTCCTACTCAAGTTGGGAGCACTCTCCTCGTACTTGCTCACTATAGGGGTCCTAGCTATGTCGGAATCCCCTCGGTGGCTCATCATGTATGGCCTCCTCAACGACATGATGCAAATCCTCAAACCGATCTCCGACTCCAACGAGGAGTCCAAGATCCGCTAA